From the genome of Delphinus delphis chromosome 8, mDelDel1.2, whole genome shotgun sequence, one region includes:
- the RRM1 gene encoding ribonucleoside-diphosphate reductase large subunit isoform X1 has protein sequence MHVIKRDGRQERVMFDKITSRIQKLCYGLNMDFVDPAQITMKVIQGLYSGVTTVELDTLAAETAATLTTKHPDYAILAARIAVSNLHKETKKVFSDVMEDLFNYINPHNGKHSPMVAKSTVDIVLANKDRLNSAIIYDRDFSYNYFGFKTLERSYLLKISGKVAERPQHMLMRVSVGIHKEDIDAAIETYNLLSEKWFTHASPTLFNAGTNRPQLSSCFLLSMKDDSIEGIYDTLKQCALISKSAGGIGVAVSCIRATGSYIAGTNGNSNGLVPMLRVYNNTARYVDQGGNKRPGAFAIYLEPWHLDIFEFLDLKKNTGKEEQRARDLFFALWIPDLFMKRVETNQDWSLMCPNECPGLDEVWGEEFEKLYESYEKEGRFRKVVKAQQLWYAIIESQTETGTPYMLYKDSCNRKSNQQNLGTIKCSNLCTEIVEYTSKDEVAVCNLASLALNMYVTSEHTYDFMKLAEVTKVIVRNLNKIIDINYYPVPEASVSNRCHRPIGIGVQGLADAFILMRYPFESPEAQLLNKQIFETIYYGALEASCELAKEYGPYETYEGSPVSKGILQYDMWNVTPTNLWDWKLLKEKIAKYGIRNSLLIAPMPTASTAQILGNNESIEPYTSNIYTRRVLSGEFQIVNPHLLKDLTERGLWNEEMKNQIIACNGSIQSIPEIPEDLKQLYKTVWEISQKTILKMAAERGAFIDQSQSLNIHIAEPNYGKLTSMHFYGWKQGLKTGMYYLRTRPAANPIQFTLNKEKLKDKEKVSKEEEKERNTAAMVCSLENRDECLMCGS, from the exons ATGGCCGCCAAGAGCGAGTTATGTTTGACAAAATTACATCTCGAATCCAGAAGCTTTGTTATGGACTCAATATGGACTTTGTTGATCCT GCTCAGATCACCATGAAAGTAATCCAAGGCTTATACAGTGGGGTCACTACTGTGGAACTAGATACTTTGGCTGCTGAAACAGCTGCGACCTTGACTACTAAGCACCCTGACTATGCCATCCTGGCAGCAAGGATTGCCGTCTCTAACTtgcacaaagaaacaaagaaagtatTCAGTG atgtaaTGGAAGACCTCTTCAACTACATAAATCCACATAATGGCAAGCACTCTCCCATGGTGGCCAAGTCAACAGTGGATATTGTTTTGGCCAATAAAGAT CGCCTGAATTCTGCCATTATCTATGACCGAGATTTCTCTTATAATTACTTTGGCTTTAAG acgCTGGAGCGATCCTATTTGTTGAAGATCAGTGGAAAAG TGGCTGAAAGACCACAGCATATGTTGATGAGGGTATCTGTGGGCATTCACAAAGAAGATATTGATGCTGCTATTGAAACATACAACCTTCTCTCTGAGAAGTGGTTTACCCATGCCTCTCCCACTCTCTTCAATGCTGGCACCAACCGCCCACAACTTTCTAG CTGTTTCCTTCTGAGTATGAAAGATGATAGCATTGAAGGTATTTATGACACTCTAAAGCAGTGTGCATTGATATCCAAGTCGGCTGGGGGAATTGGTGTTGCTGTGAGTTGTATTCGAGCTACTGGCAGCTACATTGCTGGG actaATGGCAATTCCAATGGTCTTGTACCGATGTTGAGAGTATATAACAACACAGCTCGATATGTGGATCAAGGTGGAAACAAG CGACCTGGGGCATTTGCTATTTACCTGGAGCCTTGGCATTTAGACATCTTTGAGTTCCTTGATTTAAAGAAGaacacaggaaaggaagaacAGCGTGCCAGGGACCTTTTCTTTGCCCTTTGGATTCCGGATCTCTTCATGAAACGAGTGGAGACTAATCAG GACTGGTCTTTGATGTGTCCAAATGAGTGTCCTGGTCTGGATGAGGTCTGGGGAGAAGAATTTGAGAAGCTATATGAAAG TTATGAGAAAGAGGGTCGTTTCCGCAAAGTTGTAAAAGCTCAGCAGCTTTGGTATGCCATCATTGAGTCTCAGACAGAGACAGGTACCCCGTACATGCTCTACAAAGATTCCTGTAATCGGAAGAGCAACCAGCAGAACCTAGGAACGATCAAATGCAGCAACCTGTGCACAGAAATAGTAGAATATACCAGCAAAGATGAG GTTGCAGTTTGTAACTTGGCTTCCCTGGCCCTGAATATGTATGTTACATCGGAACACACATATGACTTTATGAAGTTGGCTGAAGTCACCAAAGTCATTGTCCGAAACCTGAATAAAATTATTGATATTAACTACTACCCTGTCCCAGAG GCAAGCGTATCAAATAGATGCCATCGCCCCATTGGAATTGGGGTACAAGGTCTGGCAGACGCTTTTATTCTGATGAGGTACCCTTTTGAGAGTCCGGAGGCCCAATTATTGAATAAGCAGATCTTTGAAACCATTTATTATGGAGCCTTGGAAGCCAGCTGTGAATTGGCCAAGGAGTATGGCCCATATGAAACCTATGAGGGCTCTCCAGTCAGCAAAGGA ATCCTTCAGTATGATATGTGGAATGTTACTCCTACAAACCTGTGGGACTGGAAACTTCTCAAGGAGAAGATTGCAAA GTATGGTATAAGAAACAGTTTACTCATTGCCCCGATGCCTACTGCTTCAACTGCTCAGATATTGGGAAATAATGAGTCAATTGAACCTTATACCAGTAACATCTATACTCGCAGAGTCTTGTCAGGAGAATTTCAG ATTGTAAATCCTCACTTACTGAAAGATCTTACTGAGCGGGGCTTGTGGAATGAAGAGATGAAAAATCAGATTATTGCATGCAATGGCTCTATCCAg AGCATACCAGAAATTCCTGAGGACCTGAAGCAACTTTATAAGACTGTGTGGGAAATCTCTCAGAAAACCATACTCAAGATGGCAGCTGAGAGAGGAGCTTTCATTGATCAAAGCCAGTCTTTGAACATACATATTGCTGAGCCTAACTATGGCAAACTCACTAGTATGCACTTCTACGGCTGGAAACAG GGTTTGAAGACTGGGATGTATTATTTAAGGACAAGACCAGCAGCTAATCCGATCCAGTTCACTCTAAAtaaagaaaagctgaaagataaggaaaaggtatcaaaagaagaagagaaggagaggaacaCAGCAGCCATGGTGTGCTCTTTGGAAAATAGAGATGAATGTCTGATGTGTGGATCCTGA
- the RRM1 gene encoding ribonucleoside-diphosphate reductase large subunit isoform X2: MFDKITSRIQKLCYGLNMDFVDPAQITMKVIQGLYSGVTTVELDTLAAETAATLTTKHPDYAILAARIAVSNLHKETKKVFSDVMEDLFNYINPHNGKHSPMVAKSTVDIVLANKDRLNSAIIYDRDFSYNYFGFKTLERSYLLKISGKVAERPQHMLMRVSVGIHKEDIDAAIETYNLLSEKWFTHASPTLFNAGTNRPQLSSCFLLSMKDDSIEGIYDTLKQCALISKSAGGIGVAVSCIRATGSYIAGTNGNSNGLVPMLRVYNNTARYVDQGGNKRPGAFAIYLEPWHLDIFEFLDLKKNTGKEEQRARDLFFALWIPDLFMKRVETNQDWSLMCPNECPGLDEVWGEEFEKLYESYEKEGRFRKVVKAQQLWYAIIESQTETGTPYMLYKDSCNRKSNQQNLGTIKCSNLCTEIVEYTSKDEVAVCNLASLALNMYVTSEHTYDFMKLAEVTKVIVRNLNKIIDINYYPVPEASVSNRCHRPIGIGVQGLADAFILMRYPFESPEAQLLNKQIFETIYYGALEASCELAKEYGPYETYEGSPVSKGILQYDMWNVTPTNLWDWKLLKEKIAKYGIRNSLLIAPMPTASTAQILGNNESIEPYTSNIYTRRVLSGEFQIVNPHLLKDLTERGLWNEEMKNQIIACNGSIQSIPEIPEDLKQLYKTVWEISQKTILKMAAERGAFIDQSQSLNIHIAEPNYGKLTSMHFYGWKQGLKTGMYYLRTRPAANPIQFTLNKEKLKDKEKVSKEEEKERNTAAMVCSLENRDECLMCGS, encoded by the exons ATGTTTGACAAAATTACATCTCGAATCCAGAAGCTTTGTTATGGACTCAATATGGACTTTGTTGATCCT GCTCAGATCACCATGAAAGTAATCCAAGGCTTATACAGTGGGGTCACTACTGTGGAACTAGATACTTTGGCTGCTGAAACAGCTGCGACCTTGACTACTAAGCACCCTGACTATGCCATCCTGGCAGCAAGGATTGCCGTCTCTAACTtgcacaaagaaacaaagaaagtatTCAGTG atgtaaTGGAAGACCTCTTCAACTACATAAATCCACATAATGGCAAGCACTCTCCCATGGTGGCCAAGTCAACAGTGGATATTGTTTTGGCCAATAAAGAT CGCCTGAATTCTGCCATTATCTATGACCGAGATTTCTCTTATAATTACTTTGGCTTTAAG acgCTGGAGCGATCCTATTTGTTGAAGATCAGTGGAAAAG TGGCTGAAAGACCACAGCATATGTTGATGAGGGTATCTGTGGGCATTCACAAAGAAGATATTGATGCTGCTATTGAAACATACAACCTTCTCTCTGAGAAGTGGTTTACCCATGCCTCTCCCACTCTCTTCAATGCTGGCACCAACCGCCCACAACTTTCTAG CTGTTTCCTTCTGAGTATGAAAGATGATAGCATTGAAGGTATTTATGACACTCTAAAGCAGTGTGCATTGATATCCAAGTCGGCTGGGGGAATTGGTGTTGCTGTGAGTTGTATTCGAGCTACTGGCAGCTACATTGCTGGG actaATGGCAATTCCAATGGTCTTGTACCGATGTTGAGAGTATATAACAACACAGCTCGATATGTGGATCAAGGTGGAAACAAG CGACCTGGGGCATTTGCTATTTACCTGGAGCCTTGGCATTTAGACATCTTTGAGTTCCTTGATTTAAAGAAGaacacaggaaaggaagaacAGCGTGCCAGGGACCTTTTCTTTGCCCTTTGGATTCCGGATCTCTTCATGAAACGAGTGGAGACTAATCAG GACTGGTCTTTGATGTGTCCAAATGAGTGTCCTGGTCTGGATGAGGTCTGGGGAGAAGAATTTGAGAAGCTATATGAAAG TTATGAGAAAGAGGGTCGTTTCCGCAAAGTTGTAAAAGCTCAGCAGCTTTGGTATGCCATCATTGAGTCTCAGACAGAGACAGGTACCCCGTACATGCTCTACAAAGATTCCTGTAATCGGAAGAGCAACCAGCAGAACCTAGGAACGATCAAATGCAGCAACCTGTGCACAGAAATAGTAGAATATACCAGCAAAGATGAG GTTGCAGTTTGTAACTTGGCTTCCCTGGCCCTGAATATGTATGTTACATCGGAACACACATATGACTTTATGAAGTTGGCTGAAGTCACCAAAGTCATTGTCCGAAACCTGAATAAAATTATTGATATTAACTACTACCCTGTCCCAGAG GCAAGCGTATCAAATAGATGCCATCGCCCCATTGGAATTGGGGTACAAGGTCTGGCAGACGCTTTTATTCTGATGAGGTACCCTTTTGAGAGTCCGGAGGCCCAATTATTGAATAAGCAGATCTTTGAAACCATTTATTATGGAGCCTTGGAAGCCAGCTGTGAATTGGCCAAGGAGTATGGCCCATATGAAACCTATGAGGGCTCTCCAGTCAGCAAAGGA ATCCTTCAGTATGATATGTGGAATGTTACTCCTACAAACCTGTGGGACTGGAAACTTCTCAAGGAGAAGATTGCAAA GTATGGTATAAGAAACAGTTTACTCATTGCCCCGATGCCTACTGCTTCAACTGCTCAGATATTGGGAAATAATGAGTCAATTGAACCTTATACCAGTAACATCTATACTCGCAGAGTCTTGTCAGGAGAATTTCAG ATTGTAAATCCTCACTTACTGAAAGATCTTACTGAGCGGGGCTTGTGGAATGAAGAGATGAAAAATCAGATTATTGCATGCAATGGCTCTATCCAg AGCATACCAGAAATTCCTGAGGACCTGAAGCAACTTTATAAGACTGTGTGGGAAATCTCTCAGAAAACCATACTCAAGATGGCAGCTGAGAGAGGAGCTTTCATTGATCAAAGCCAGTCTTTGAACATACATATTGCTGAGCCTAACTATGGCAAACTCACTAGTATGCACTTCTACGGCTGGAAACAG GGTTTGAAGACTGGGATGTATTATTTAAGGACAAGACCAGCAGCTAATCCGATCCAGTTCACTCTAAAtaaagaaaagctgaaagataaggaaaaggtatcaaaagaagaagagaaggagaggaacaCAGCAGCCATGGTGTGCTCTTTGGAAAATAGAGATGAATGTCTGATGTGTGGATCCTGA